CCGAGCATTTCCTGAATCTCGTCCTGCTTACTGACTTCAATTAAGTCACTATTTTGTTTAATTTTTAAATTTGACATATTAGTTCCCTAATTCCAATTGGTTCTTAACTAAAAGAAAATATTCCCCTCTTTTTTTAACAAGGGAATCATGATTTCCGGTTTCAACAATTTTGCCCTCTTGTAGAACTATTATTTGATCTGCATTTTTAACTGTGCTCAATCTGTGAGCAACAATAATGACTGTTCTTTCTTTAAAAAATGTTTCAAAATTCTCCATGATTACTTTTTCATTATTCGCATCCAACGAATTAGTCGCTTCGTCAAGAAAAATAAATTCAGGGGCTTTATAAACTGCTCTAGCAATAAACAACCTTTGTCTTTGTCCCTGACTAATTCCATTGCCTTTGGACCCAACCATAGTGTTATACCCACTAGGTAGACCTTCAATAAATTCCCTTATATTAGCAACTGTTACCGCATCCATCAATTTTTGTTGATTAATTCTTTCACTGCTCTCTGTGATATTATTGGAAATGGTATCTGAAAAAATAAATCCATCCTGTAGCACCACTCCACATTGATCTCGCCAAGATTTAAGTTTAATGCTTTTTAAATCATTGCAACCAATTCTGATTCTCCCTTTTGTTGGTGGATAAAAGCCAAGTAATAGTTTTAATAATGTTGTTTTTCCACTTCCACTGGTGCCGACAATTGCTGTAATTTTGCCTCTTGGTATTGTAAGGTTAATGTTTTTAAGCACCCAATCTCCTATTGGAGTATATCGAAAAGAGAGATTTTCTATGGTAATATTACCGTCCGGAATTTCAATAGACTTTAATTCTGAGTCGTTTTCCTCATTTGAAAATGTGTGAATTTCATTTAACCTTTCAAGGCTTATTTTCGCATCTTGAGCTGACCGAACAAATCCAATGAATTGTTGTAAAGGTCCATTGAGTTGCCCTACAATATATTGTATTGCTAACATCATACCTAGGGTCATTTCTCCGTTGACCACAGCTTTCGCTGCAACAAAGGTTATTAAAATGTCTTTTAATTGAGTAATCGACAAAGCACCACCATCTTGATACTGGGCTATTGATAAAGAACTAATTTGTACTCTAAATAACTTAGCCTGGATTTCTGCCCATTTCCATCGCCTTTTTTGTTGACTTCCTTGCAATTTAATTTCAGGCATCCCTTGGATTATCTCAATCAAAGAATCTTGATTTAAGGAAGCTTGTTGGAAAGTCTGATAATCTATTTCTTTCCGCTTTTTTAAAAAAAATAATATCCAAAAAACATATAGTGTAGAGGAAGTAAGAAAAATTAAAAAAACAGGAATGGAATAAATTATTAAAATAATCCCAAACACTAAAAAATTAAATGCTGAAAGAATGACAGATAAAGTTGATTGTGTAAGAAATGATTCAATCCTTCGGTGATCATTAATCCGTTGAAGTAAATCTCCGGTCATTTTAGTGTCAAAAAAACCAAGAGGCAATTGCATCAACTTAATTAGAAAGTCATTAATCAAATTAACATTAATTCTAACCCCTATATGTAAAAGAATCCACCGTTGAATGAAACTAACAATTGTTTGGCTAAAAAAAAGCATGAGTTGACCAAGCAATACAAGGTAAATAAAGCCGATATTTCGATTCTGTATTCCAATATCAACAATTGACTGGGTTAAAAAAGGGAAAATTAATGAAAACACAGAACTAAGAACCAACCCAACCAATAATTGAATCATGAGTCTTCGGTAAGGCAGAATGTAGGTTTTTAGAAAGGATAGGCCGTTATTCGGAATATCAACATTATTGTTTTTATGAAAGGCTAATCCTGGTTCTAGAATCAGGAGAACTCCTTTTCCGTTTCCTGAAATCCAATGCTTTTTAAACTCTGAGGTCTTAAGCGATATTTTACCGGCCGTTGGATCTGCTAGCCAAACCTTAGTGCTAGTAACTTTATATACAACAATAAAATGGTTCTGGTTCCAATGTGCAATTAGAGGCAATGGTGCACCTAACAAACCTGGAGAATTTTTATTTTCACCGAATGGAACTTTAACTGCCATCGTTCTGAAACCTAAGTTTTCAGCAGCTTCACTTATCCCTTTTAAACTTACACCTTCCCTATCCAAATAACATTTTTCCCTCAAGTAATGGAGGCTAAATGATTTGCCATAAAATTTACAAATCATTTTCAAGCAAGTCGGGCCACAATCCATTGCATCGAATTGTCGAAAAAAGGGGAATCGATCGTATTTCATTTGATTTGTAGTTTTTGAAAATAATAAACAGTTTTTTGTAGGGACCAATAATGTGGTTTTCTGTCAAAATCGAGATAATTCAAACATCAATCAAAAATAACTGAAATTGCTCTATTGAAAAAAACCTATGAGGCTAGCTCTCCTCGGAAAGCCAACCTATTAAAAAGAATTCAAAAAAAAGTGAAATAAAATGAAATGAAACGTCTTCATCTCAATTATACAGTCATTATATTCAACTATACAACGGTCATTTGGGGAAATTAAAATTTACAATATTCTTTCTATTTGCATAAAGATAACGCGAAATGGGATTATTATTTCAGAAAAATAAAACATTTAACATTCGTTAAAATAAAAGATATTTTTAAATAACTTACTTACCTGTTTGAAAAGTATTTTGTCCACTGAACTTCAACCATTTTTCATCCCATACTTTTTAATTACAAAATTCAAAATGAGCTAAGACTGCAAACAGGCTTTTCTGCTCGATTCCCGCAGACATTTAAAACCTCTTCATAATAACAGCCATAAATACAGTGCCAAAATTCAATCAACAATAATAAATGATTGAAATAATCATATACACCATTTTATTTCAATAGCCCGATGGTGAAATCATTTTTAACGAATTTACTTATTAGGATATTGGAGTTTTGTTATTGGAATAAATGCTAACCCATCTGGAAGGATTTCATAATATGGGAAAAGCAGGTCTTATAGGAAAAAGTTCTTTTTATTTTCTTGTGGATGCAATTTTTTTGCACAGTTAAATGGCATTTTTGTCTCAACAACGTTGTAAACCGAAATCTAATTTCGTTGGGGAATACTGAAAACCCAAAAACAGAGTAGGTATTAACAACTTAGATTTTAATCATGAAAAAGTTAAAATTGAAAAAAAAACTTTCTCTGAACAAAGAGACAGTAACAATGCTTGACAAAGATGATGCCGCCACAATTAAAGGGGGTAACGATGGTGGGTCCTGCTGGTGTATAACCACAACAACGAGTGCCTGCCTTGCCGGAACATTAGAAACTTGCGAGACATGCGATACAGGCTATGGAGTATGTGTTTGCAGAGCTACAGAACTATGCACACCTACAAACAGCTAATTGCTAATTAGCTAACAAACCTTCGAAGGCCATATCCAAAAACTTTGGAATGGTCTTCATTTCTTCAAGTCTTAATTAACATTGAGAACAAGTGGTTTTATTTTAAATAAATCAAATGGCAGTTTAAAAATATTCCCTTAAGAATTAAAAAATTACCTGTTTAATTAGACCAACTAACTTTTTCATCGATATTTTGAAGTAAATCAATGAACCAACTAACTAAAAACCAGCAACTAGGTTGAAATAATAACAGCCCTGTAATATATTTTTGATATCAATGCACCTACCTATGCTTAAACTAGGCATCTTGGATTTTGGAGTAACAAGATCCGACAAAAAAGCTTCCGGGGTTTTATCTGATTTATTTGAGATTGTGCCCATTGCAGAATCATTAGGCTATAATAGATATTGGTTAGCTGAACATCATACTCAAGATGTTGCGTGGAATAGCGCAGACATGCTGATTGGGCTATTAGCTGCCATTACTGATCGGATCAGGATCGGTGTGGCAGGAAAACTCCTATATTACAACAATCCCCTACAATTAGCGCATAACTATAATTTAATTAACTTTTTATTTAATAATCGAATAGATTTGGGTATTGCTAGAGGAATAATTTTACCCCAAAATCTAGGAAGGCTCTTTCTCTGCGAAGAGGATCTCTTATATAAATCCCCCCATTTAGAACTACTTGCAAAGTATGAAAAAAAAATTGAACTCTTAGTTTCTTACCTCAATAATGATTTTACTTCATTGCCAGACCTATCAAATTCTTTAATACCACAATGGAACAACCATCCTATTGACTTATGGGTTTTAGGCTCAAGTAAAACCAGCTTACCTTTTGTACTCAAACATCAAATGAATTTTTGTCTATCAACTTTCCATCAACAAAACAACTACATTGAAATTATAAAAACTTTTAAAAAGCAATATGCTGAAAAACACAAAAAGAAAATAAATCCAGTAGTAGCTGTTGCAGGAGTTTGTGCGGAAACTAGTAAAGAGGCAAATGAAATTTTCAAAAACCACCCACTTAAAAATAACCTTTTCCCATTTATTGTTGGATCCCCAGATGAGTGGAAAGAGAAGCTTTTTGCACTGGAAAAAGAAATTGAGGTTGAGGAAGTAGTGATTTTAGATATGTGCAACAGCATTGAAGAAAAAGTTGAATGCCTTACTCTTTTATCAAAGTCCTTTAGTTTAAAGGATCAACTTCAATAATCGATTTAATAAACATGATACTGTATTGAAAATCTTTAGCATTTGTCTGTGAATTATTGTGCAATCTAGGTTTGAAATACAATAAAAAAGATACAAAGAGGCATATGAAAAGTTTAACCAGTTTTCAACCTGTCATGAGTGAATACGCAGATGAAATCTTGAATATTATTAACAAGATAGAAAAAGTTCTTTGGCAGAATTATTCAAAAGAACCATTTGTTGGGCTTCACTCTGGTACCGGAGGAATCATTTTGTTTTACGCCTATTGGGCAAAATTCTTAAATGAGGATAGTTATTCTGACAAATTAATGAAAATTTTAGAATTCAGTATAAACAATTTTGAAAAAAAAGAAGCCCCATTCAACCTATTCCGAGGCTTAGGGGGATTGGGTTGGGTAATTGC
This sequence is a window from Lewinellaceae bacterium. Protein-coding genes within it:
- a CDS encoding peptidase domain-containing ABC transporter — encoded protein: MKYDRFPFFRQFDAMDCGPTCLKMICKFYGKSFSLHYLREKCYLDREGVSLKGISEAAENLGFRTMAVKVPFGENKNSPGLLGAPLPLIAHWNQNHFIVVYKVTSTKVWLADPTAGKISLKTSEFKKHWISGNGKGVLLILEPGLAFHKNNNVDIPNNGLSFLKTYILPYRRLMIQLLVGLVLSSVFSLIFPFLTQSIVDIGIQNRNIGFIYLVLLGQLMLFFSQTIVSFIQRWILLHIGVRINVNLINDFLIKLMQLPLGFFDTKMTGDLLQRINDHRRIESFLTQSTLSVILSAFNFLVFGIILIIYSIPVFLIFLTSSTLYVFWILFFLKKRKEIDYQTFQQASLNQDSLIEIIQGMPEIKLQGSQQKRRWKWAEIQAKLFRVQISSLSIAQYQDGGALSITQLKDILITFVAAKAVVNGEMTLGMMLAIQYIVGQLNGPLQQFIGFVRSAQDAKISLERLNEIHTFSNEENDSELKSIEIPDGNITIENLSFRYTPIGDWVLKNINLTIPRGKITAIVGTSGSGKTTLLKLLLGFYPPTKGRIRIGCNDLKSIKLKSWRDQCGVVLQDGFIFSDTISNNITESSERINQQKLMDAVTVANIREFIEGLPSGYNTMVGSKGNGISQGQRQRLFIARAVYKAPEFIFLDEATNSLDANNEKVIMENFETFFKERTVIIVAHRLSTVKNADQIIVLQEGKIVETGNHDSLVKKRGEYFLLVKNQLELGN
- a CDS encoding LLM class flavin-dependent oxidoreductase is translated as MDFGVTRSDKKASGVLSDLFEIVPIAESLGYNRYWLAEHHTQDVAWNSADMLIGLLAAITDRIRIGVAGKLLYYNNPLQLAHNYNLINFLFNNRIDLGIARGIILPQNLGRLFLCEEDLLYKSPHLELLAKYEKKIELLVSYLNNDFTSLPDLSNSLIPQWNNHPIDLWVLGSSKTSLPFVLKHQMNFCLSTFHQQNNYIEIIKTFKKQYAEKHKKKINPVVAVAGVCAETSKEANEIFKNHPLKNNLFPFIVGSPDEWKEKLFALEKEIEVEEVVILDMCNSIEEKVECLTLLSKSFSLKDQLQ